In the genome of Vanacampus margaritifer isolate UIUO_Vmar chromosome 1, RoL_Vmar_1.0, whole genome shotgun sequence, one region contains:
- the hsd17b10 gene encoding 3-hydroxyacyl-CoA dehydrogenase type-2 isoform X1 — MSSQALSIQPKVLKGMVGLVTGGASGLGRATVERLVQSGASAVILDLPSSQGATLAADLGDRCAFAAADVTSEADVRSAVDLAREKFGKLDLAVNCAGIAVAVKTYNFTKDLPHKLDDFQRVINVNIAGTFNVIRLAVGAMAKNEPDADGHRGCIVNTASVAAFDGQVGQAAYSASKGGIVGMTLPIARDLAPMGIRVVTIAPGLFSTPLLEGLPEKVRSFLARQVPFPPRLGDPAEFAHLVAALAENPMINGEVIRLDGAIRMQP, encoded by the exons GGTATGGTGGGCCTGGTGACGGGCGGCGCGTCGGGCCTGGGCCGGGCCACGGTGGAGCGTCTGGTGCAGAGCGGAGCGTCGGCCGTCATCTTGGACCTGCCGTCGTCCCAAGGAGCAACGTTGGCAGCTGATCTGGGAGACCGATGTGCCTTTGCTGCGGCCGAT GTGACGTCAGAGGCGGACGTGCGCTCCGCCGTGGACTTGGCGCGAGAAAAGTTTGGCAAATTGGACCTGGCCGTCAACTGCGCCGGCATCGCCGTGGCGGTCAAAACATACAATTTCACGAAAGACCTCCCGCACAAACTCGACGACTTCCAGCGCGTCATCAAT GTGAACATCGCAGGAACGTTCAACGTGATCCGTCTGGCGGTGGGGGCCATGGCCAAAAATGAACCCGACGCAGACGGCCACAGGGGCTGCATCGTCAACACTGCCAGTGTGGCCGCCTTTGATGGGCAG GTTGGCCAAGCGGCGTACTCGGCGTCGAAAGGCGGCATCGTGGGAATGACGCTTCCCATTGCCAGGGATCTGGCCCCCATGGGCATCAGGGTGGTCACCATCGCGCCCG GCCTGTTCTCGACACCCCTTCTGGAGGGGCTTCCGGAGAAGGTGCGCTCCTTTCTGGCTCGCCAAGTGCCCTTCCCCCCGCGTCTGGGCGACCCCGCCGAGTTCGCCCACCTGGTGGCGGCGCTGGCTGAGAACCCCATGATTAACGGCGAGGTCATTCGGCTGGACGGAGCCATTCGCATGCAGCCGTGA
- the hsd17b10 gene encoding 3-hydroxyacyl-CoA dehydrogenase type-2 isoform X2: protein MANIRCVKGMVGLVTGGASGLGRATVERLVQSGASAVILDLPSSQGATLAADLGDRCAFAAADVTSEADVRSAVDLAREKFGKLDLAVNCAGIAVAVKTYNFTKDLPHKLDDFQRVINVNIAGTFNVIRLAVGAMAKNEPDADGHRGCIVNTASVAAFDGQVGQAAYSASKGGIVGMTLPIARDLAPMGIRVVTIAPGLFSTPLLEGLPEKVRSFLARQVPFPPRLGDPAEFAHLVAALAENPMINGEVIRLDGAIRMQP from the exons GGTATGGTGGGCCTGGTGACGGGCGGCGCGTCGGGCCTGGGCCGGGCCACGGTGGAGCGTCTGGTGCAGAGCGGAGCGTCGGCCGTCATCTTGGACCTGCCGTCGTCCCAAGGAGCAACGTTGGCAGCTGATCTGGGAGACCGATGTGCCTTTGCTGCGGCCGAT GTGACGTCAGAGGCGGACGTGCGCTCCGCCGTGGACTTGGCGCGAGAAAAGTTTGGCAAATTGGACCTGGCCGTCAACTGCGCCGGCATCGCCGTGGCGGTCAAAACATACAATTTCACGAAAGACCTCCCGCACAAACTCGACGACTTCCAGCGCGTCATCAAT GTGAACATCGCAGGAACGTTCAACGTGATCCGTCTGGCGGTGGGGGCCATGGCCAAAAATGAACCCGACGCAGACGGCCACAGGGGCTGCATCGTCAACACTGCCAGTGTGGCCGCCTTTGATGGGCAG GTTGGCCAAGCGGCGTACTCGGCGTCGAAAGGCGGCATCGTGGGAATGACGCTTCCCATTGCCAGGGATCTGGCCCCCATGGGCATCAGGGTGGTCACCATCGCGCCCG GCCTGTTCTCGACACCCCTTCTGGAGGGGCTTCCGGAGAAGGTGCGCTCCTTTCTGGCTCGCCAAGTGCCCTTCCCCCCGCGTCTGGGCGACCCCGCCGAGTTCGCCCACCTGGTGGCGGCGCTGGCTGAGAACCCCATGATTAACGGCGAGGTCATTCGGCTGGACGGAGCCATTCGCATGCAGCCGTGA
- the sarnp gene encoding SAP domain-containing ribonucleoprotein isoform X2 yields the protein MAEVIELQKLKLAELRQECDARGLETKGNKGELIARLQAYLDEHATDEEVDVDDVLADDSVVDFTKSDIIDNGKDVKELESPVAELPAEKKIVKISPPATGGERLQKRAERFNLPATAEDKKAQRAARFGIAVSASSASTGGAVAKNAPVNVDQLKKRAERFGMNVSSLSQKMEADEKLMKRKERFGIITGGGSAGSADVEAKKVKRAARFGIA from the exons ATGGCTGAAGTGATCGAGCTGCAGAAACTCAAG CTTGCCGAGTTGAGGCAAGAGTGTGACGCGCGAGGTCTGGAAACCAAAGGCAACAAGGGGGAGCTGATTGCACGCCTGCAGGCCTACCTGGACGAGCATG CCACAGATGAAGAGGTGGATGTGGACGACGTGCTGGCGGACGACAGCGTGGTG GATTTCACAAAAAGCGACATCATAGACAACGGCAAAGACGTCAAAGAATTGGAATCTCCTGTGGCCGAGCT GCCCGCTGAGAAGAAGATTGTGAAGATCTCTCCTCCAGCCACTGGCGGTGAA CGGCTGCAGAAGCGCGCCGAACGTTTCAATCTGCCGGCCACGGCTGAAGACAAGAAGGCCCAGCGTGCCGCCAG GTTTGGTATAGCCGTCAGTGCTTCAAGTGCGTCCACAG GCGGTGCCGTGGCCAAAAACGCGCCG GTCAACGTGGATCAGCTGAAGAAGAGAGCGGAGAGATTCGGCATGAACGTATCGTCACTTTCGCAAAAG ATGGAAGCAGACGAGAAGCTGATGAAGAGGAAGGAAAGGTTCGGCATCATCACAGGCGGCGGATCCGCCGGCTCAGCGGACGTCGAG GCAAAGAAAGTGAAGCGTGCTGCTCGATTTGGAATAgcataa
- the sarnp gene encoding SAP domain-containing ribonucleoprotein isoform X3, with translation MAEVIELQKLKLAELRQECDARGLETKGNKGELIARLQAYLDEHDEEVDVDDVLADDSVVDFTKSDIIDNGKDVKELESPVAELPAEKKIVKISPPATGGERLQKRAERFNLPATAEDKKAQRAARFGIAVSASSASTGGAVAKNAPVNVDQLKKRAERFGMNVSSLSQKMEADEKLMKRKERFGIITGGGSAGSADVEAKKVKRAARFGIA, from the exons ATGGCTGAAGTGATCGAGCTGCAGAAACTCAAG CTTGCCGAGTTGAGGCAAGAGTGTGACGCGCGAGGTCTGGAAACCAAAGGCAACAAGGGGGAGCTGATTGCACGCCTGCAGGCCTACCTGGACGAGCATG ATGAAGAGGTGGATGTGGACGACGTGCTGGCGGACGACAGCGTGGTG GATTTCACAAAAAGCGACATCATAGACAACGGCAAAGACGTCAAAGAATTGGAATCTCCTGTGGCCGAGCT GCCCGCTGAGAAGAAGATTGTGAAGATCTCTCCTCCAGCCACTGGCGGTGAA CGGCTGCAGAAGCGCGCCGAACGTTTCAATCTGCCGGCCACGGCTGAAGACAAGAAGGCCCAGCGTGCCGCCAG GTTTGGTATAGCCGTCAGTGCTTCAAGTGCGTCCACAG GCGGTGCCGTGGCCAAAAACGCGCCG GTCAACGTGGATCAGCTGAAGAAGAGAGCGGAGAGATTCGGCATGAACGTATCGTCACTTTCGCAAAAG ATGGAAGCAGACGAGAAGCTGATGAAGAGGAAGGAAAGGTTCGGCATCATCACAGGCGGCGGATCCGCCGGCTCAGCGGACGTCGAG GCAAAGAAAGTGAAGCGTGCTGCTCGATTTGGAATAgcataa
- the sarnp gene encoding SAP domain-containing ribonucleoprotein isoform X1, which yields MAEVIELQKLKLAELRQECDARGLETKGNKGELIARLQAYLDEHEATDEEVDVDDVLADDSVVDFTKSDIIDNGKDVKELESPVAELPAEKKIVKISPPATGGERLQKRAERFNLPATAEDKKAQRAARFGIAVSASSASTGGAVAKNAPVNVDQLKKRAERFGMNVSSLSQKMEADEKLMKRKERFGIITGGGSAGSADVEAKKVKRAARFGIA from the exons ATGGCTGAAGTGATCGAGCTGCAGAAACTCAAG CTTGCCGAGTTGAGGCAAGAGTGTGACGCGCGAGGTCTGGAAACCAAAGGCAACAAGGGGGAGCTGATTGCACGCCTGCAGGCCTACCTGGACGAGCAT GAAGCCACAGATGAAGAGGTGGATGTGGACGACGTGCTGGCGGACGACAGCGTGGTG GATTTCACAAAAAGCGACATCATAGACAACGGCAAAGACGTCAAAGAATTGGAATCTCCTGTGGCCGAGCT GCCCGCTGAGAAGAAGATTGTGAAGATCTCTCCTCCAGCCACTGGCGGTGAA CGGCTGCAGAAGCGCGCCGAACGTTTCAATCTGCCGGCCACGGCTGAAGACAAGAAGGCCCAGCGTGCCGCCAG GTTTGGTATAGCCGTCAGTGCTTCAAGTGCGTCCACAG GCGGTGCCGTGGCCAAAAACGCGCCG GTCAACGTGGATCAGCTGAAGAAGAGAGCGGAGAGATTCGGCATGAACGTATCGTCACTTTCGCAAAAG ATGGAAGCAGACGAGAAGCTGATGAAGAGGAAGGAAAGGTTCGGCATCATCACAGGCGGCGGATCCGCCGGCTCAGCGGACGTCGAG GCAAAGAAAGTGAAGCGTGCTGCTCGATTTGGAATAgcataa